One stretch of Flavobacterium sp. 9 DNA includes these proteins:
- a CDS encoding transposase produces the protein MKKRVYSAEFKSSAVRLSYERENIKELADELGVQVERIYKWRSSQKTFTNLQPIISKKTEIDSLEVKQLRKALKEKELELEILKKAVHIFSKSDGKSTNL, from the coding sequence ATGAAAAAACGAGTTTACAGTGCTGAGTTTAAATCATCAGCAGTACGATTAAGTTACGAGCGAGAAAACATCAAAGAATTAGCAGATGAACTAGGCGTCCAGGTAGAGCGTATTTATAAATGGAGGTCTTCTCAAAAAACATTTACTAATCTACAACCAATTATTTCTAAAAAGACAGAGATAGATTCTTTAGAAGTAAAACAATTACGAAAAGCCCTTAAAGAAAAAGAATTAGAGCTTGAGATATTAAAAAAGGCCGTTCACATCTTTTCCAAGAGCGATGGGAAATCTACCAATTTATAG